Proteins from a genomic interval of Microbacterium abyssi:
- the hisF gene encoding imidazole glycerol phosphate synthase subunit HisF, whose translation MTLTSRVIPCLDVAAGRVVKGVNFENLRDMGDPVELAAHYAAQGADEITFLDVTATVDDRSTTYDVVQRTAEHVFVPLTVGGGVRSVEDVARLQGVGADKVGVNSAAIARPDLIGEIADRFGAQVLVLSLDVKRASGTHSGFVVTTHGGRTATTLDAVDWAREAIERGAGELLVNSIDADGTRDGFDLELVRLMREVSSVPVIASGGAGAVTDFAPAITAGADAVLAASVFHSGALTVGDVKDAMRAEGIVVR comes from the coding sequence ATGACGCTCACCAGTCGCGTCATCCCGTGCCTGGACGTCGCCGCAGGACGCGTCGTGAAGGGCGTGAACTTCGAGAACCTGCGCGACATGGGCGACCCGGTCGAACTCGCCGCCCACTACGCGGCGCAGGGCGCGGACGAGATCACGTTCCTCGACGTCACGGCCACGGTCGATGATCGCTCCACAACCTATGACGTCGTGCAGCGCACGGCCGAGCACGTGTTCGTCCCGCTCACCGTCGGCGGGGGAGTGCGCAGCGTCGAGGACGTCGCACGTCTGCAGGGCGTCGGCGCCGACAAGGTCGGAGTCAACTCCGCAGCCATCGCGCGTCCCGACCTGATCGGCGAGATCGCCGACCGGTTCGGCGCACAGGTGCTCGTGCTCTCCCTCGATGTGAAGCGCGCCTCAGGCACGCATTCCGGATTCGTCGTCACCACGCACGGCGGCCGCACCGCAACGACGCTGGATGCCGTCGACTGGGCGCGCGAGGCGATCGAGCGCGGCGCGGGGGAGCTGCTCGTGAACTCGATCGATGCGGACGGCACCCGCGACGGATTCGATCTCGAGCTCGTCCGGCTCATGCGCGAGGTCTCGTCCGTCCCGGTCATCGCCTCCGGCGGAGCGGGGGCGGTGACGGATTTCGCACCGGCCATCACGGCAGGCGCGGATGCTGTGCTCGCCGCGAGCGTCTTCCACTCCGGCGCCCTCACGGTGGGAGACGTGAAGGACGCCATGCGCGCAGAAGGGATCGTGGTCCGATGA
- the trpC gene encoding indole-3-glycerol phosphate synthase TrpC — MLADLTAGAVEDAERRALTRPLAEVEKAALARPAARDVLAALAPASRVKIIAEVKRASPSRGALAEIPDPARQASLYETGGASAISVLTEERRFGGSLADLEAVTSRVSLPVLRKDFIATPYQVLEARAAGADLALLIVAGLEQQVLQELYALILELGMTPLVETHSAEELEVAIDLGASLIGVNARNLSTFELDRDLFGRLVDRIPVGTIKVAESAVLEPGDVTHYRAAGADVVLIGEALVTGDPVATLQGFLSAGDDEQRGSL, encoded by the coding sequence GTGCTCGCCGACCTCACGGCCGGCGCAGTCGAAGACGCCGAGCGTCGCGCTCTCACGCGCCCGCTCGCCGAGGTCGAGAAGGCTGCTCTGGCGCGCCCGGCGGCCCGTGACGTCCTCGCGGCCCTCGCCCCCGCATCCCGCGTCAAGATCATCGCGGAGGTCAAGCGTGCGAGCCCCTCTCGCGGCGCCCTCGCGGAGATCCCCGATCCCGCCCGCCAGGCGTCGCTGTACGAGACCGGCGGCGCCTCCGCGATCAGCGTCCTCACCGAGGAGCGCCGCTTCGGCGGCTCGCTCGCCGACCTCGAGGCCGTCACCTCCCGCGTGTCGTTGCCGGTCCTGCGCAAGGACTTCATCGCGACGCCGTATCAGGTGCTGGAAGCCCGCGCCGCGGGTGCCGATCTCGCGCTGCTAATCGTCGCAGGTCTCGAGCAGCAGGTGCTGCAGGAGCTGTATGCGCTGATCCTCGAACTCGGCATGACCCCGCTCGTCGAGACGCACTCGGCGGAGGAGCTCGAGGTCGCGATCGACCTCGGCGCCTCGCTCATCGGCGTCAACGCACGCAACCTGTCGACCTTCGAATTGGACCGCGACCTGTTCGGACGCCTCGTCGACCGGATTCCCGTCGGCACCATCAAGGTCGCCGAGTCCGCCGTCCTGGAACCTGGCGACGTGACGCACTACCGCGCAGCCGGCGCCGACGTCGTGCTGATCGGCGAGGCGCTCGTGACCGGCGACCCGGTCGCCACGCTGCAGGGCTTCCTCTCGGCAGGAGACGATGAGCAGAGGGGATCCCTGTGA
- the hisI gene encoding phosphoribosyl-AMP cyclohydrolase: protein MSDLETRIAQVAWNADGLVPAIVQQWDTREVLMLAWLDAEALRRTLTTGRVTYWSRSRQEYWRKGDTSGNIQRIKEARLDCDGDAVLLCVDQTGPACHTGTRTCFDAADLDAVDGVTE from the coding sequence ATGAGTGATCTCGAGACGCGAATCGCCCAGGTCGCCTGGAACGCCGATGGGCTCGTGCCCGCCATCGTGCAGCAGTGGGACACCCGCGAGGTGCTCATGCTCGCCTGGCTCGATGCCGAGGCGCTGCGTCGCACCCTCACCACAGGTCGGGTCACCTACTGGTCGCGCTCGCGCCAGGAGTACTGGCGCAAGGGCGACACGTCCGGCAACATCCAGCGCATCAAGGAGGCGCGCCTGGACTGCGACGGCGACGCCGTCCTACTCTGCGTGGACCAGACCGGACCCGCCTGCCACACCGGTACCCGCACCTGCTTCGATGCCGCGGACCTCGACGCCGTCGACGGTGTCACCGAATGA
- a CDS encoding Trp biosynthesis-associated membrane protein, producing the protein MNVTRRGRSVSVIGLLLAGGVGIISSTQTWLTVTRADAGEPILVAGADAMALLAPLSLAVLAVGAALALVGRVLRYIFAALALLAGGLLTWWTAEILFATPISSVAPTVTQATGLAGSTTLADMIASIEPSAWPVLALIGWVLLIVTAVFALATAHRWKSGGRRFRTDAAAHADNDGPVDAINSWDDLSRGTDPTR; encoded by the coding sequence ATGAACGTCACGCGTCGCGGTCGCAGCGTCAGCGTCATCGGGCTGCTGCTCGCCGGCGGTGTCGGCATCATCTCGTCGACCCAGACGTGGCTGACCGTGACAAGAGCGGATGCAGGGGAGCCGATCCTGGTAGCGGGGGCCGACGCCATGGCGCTGCTGGCACCGCTCAGCCTCGCCGTCCTCGCGGTCGGCGCAGCCCTCGCGCTCGTCGGGCGGGTGCTGCGGTACATCTTCGCCGCGCTTGCCCTGCTCGCCGGCGGTCTGCTGACCTGGTGGACGGCGGAGATCCTGTTCGCCACCCCGATCTCGTCCGTCGCACCGACCGTCACCCAGGCGACGGGCCTCGCAGGCAGCACCACGCTCGCCGACATGATCGCGTCGATCGAGCCCTCGGCGTGGCCCGTGCTGGCGCTGATCGGCTGGGTGCTGCTCATCGTGACGGCCGTATTCGCGCTTGCGACCGCGCACCGCTGGAAGAGCGGCGGACGCCGCTTCCGCACGGATGCCGCGGCTCACGCGGACAACGACGGCCCGGTCGACGCGATCAATTCGTGGGACGACCTGTCTCGCGGGACCGATCCGACCCGGTGA
- a CDS encoding HGxxPAAW family protein, which yields MTNPIADPGHGHSPAAWTAVVVMLFGFFAGTIAFCLAQPVFVWVSVGIIVIGLLLGWILAKAGYGVNGPKYTPKGH from the coding sequence ATGACCAACCCGATCGCCGACCCCGGCCACGGACACTCGCCTGCGGCCTGGACCGCCGTGGTGGTCATGCTGTTCGGCTTCTTCGCCGGCACCATCGCGTTCTGCCTCGCGCAGCCCGTCTTCGTATGGGTGTCCGTCGGGATCATCGTGATCGGGCTGCTGCTCGGCTGGATCCTCGCCAAGGCCGGCTACGGCGTCAACGGACCCAAGTACACGCCGAAGGGCCACTGA